The Zygosaccharomyces rouxii strain CBS732 chromosome A complete sequence genome window below encodes:
- the PEX14 gene encoding Pex14p (similar to uniprot|P53112 Saccharomyces cerevisiae YGL153W PEX14 Peroxisomal membrane protein that is a central component of the peroxisomal protein import machinery interacts with PTS1 (Pex5p) and PTS2 (Pex7p) peroxisomal matrix protein signal recognition factors and membrane receptor Pex13p) — MSTGVQDDRKPLFDSAVSFLSDPSVKDAPLTKKIEFLQSKGLTQQEVELALKKSQQDHEMLSQNVNNSSTATVAREPDRGSLMYEAVPPPLPRRDWKDYFIMATATAGLFYGVYEVTKRYVIPNILPEAQSKLEQDKKEIQDQFERVDKLLVTLENEQSEFKKQEEQKLVELDKTVVDLQTCLEQTSYTRDKIEDEFKIMKLEMANLQSKLDTFVMAKRGDQQLENISSELESLKNLIKTREMHPGNSTSSTNDAVNHKSPLNKNPVPGVEAIPSATEILSKMNFGNNNNNNKDQEQASVPAWKKAREESLNHSNSNPNSNSIPEWQKSAMNNTTNPELHDSTSNNSESTAQE; from the coding sequence ATGAGTACTGGGGTTCAAGATGATAGGAAACCTTTATTTGATTCAGCAGTATCCTTTCTGAGCGACCCCAGCGTTAAGGATGCACCTTTGACtaaaaagattgaatttcTGCAGTCTAAAGGACTGACTCAACAGGAAGTAGAATTGGCCCTCAAAAAGTCACAACAAGATCATGAAATGCTCTCGCAGAATGTTAATAATAGTAGTACTGCTACTGTCGCAAGAGAACCAGATAGAGGTTCTCTAATGTATGAGGCGGTTCCACCACCATTGCCACGCCGTGATTGGAAGGATTACTTTATTATGGCAACAGCCACAGCAGGTTTGTTCTACGGCGTCTATGAAGTAACAAAGAGGTATGTAATCCCCAATATTCTACCAGAAGCACAATCTAAATTGGAACAGGACAAGAAAGAAATACAAGATCAATTCGAAAGGGTCGATAAGCTGCTAGTAACGTTGGAAAATGAACAATCAGAATTTAAAAAGCAAGAGGAACAAAAATTAGTGGAATTGGACAAGACTGTAGTAGATCTGCAAACCTGTTTGGAACAGACTTCATATACAAGAGATAAGATCGAAGATGAATtcaaaataatgaaattggaaatggCTAATTTACAGAGTAAATTGGACACATTTGTGATGGCTAAAAGAGGTGATCAACAGTTGGAAAACATTAGTTCAGAACTTGAATCTCTcaagaatttgatcaaGACGCGTGAGATGCATCCTGGGAATTCCACCAGCAGTACTAATGACGCTGTTAACCACAAATCTCCGTTGAACAAAAATCCTGTACCGGGTGTAGAGGCAATTCCCTCCGCAACAGAGATCCTAAGCAAAAtgaattttggaaataataataataataataaggaCCAAGAACAAGCATCTGTACCAGCGTGGAAAAAGGCAAGagaagaatctttgaaccattcaaattcaaatccaaattcgAATTCAATCCCGGAATGGCAGAAGAGTGCGATGAACAACACTACAAACCCTGAGTTGCATGACTCTACTAGCAACAACAGTGAATCAACGGCCCAAGAATAA
- the CDC43 gene encoding protein geranylgeranyltransferase type I subunit CDC43 (similar to uniprot|P18898 Saccharomyces cerevisiae YGL155W CDC43 Beta subunit of geranylgeranyltransferase type I catalyzes geranylgeranylation to the cysteine residue in proteins containing a C-terminal CaaX sequence ending in Leu or Phe has substrates important for morphogenesis) translates to MSTSLESTKHVKFLKRHLLMLPSSQQSHDVNRIAIIFYSIVGLSALGVDCSREYASSIPYIYQHYVKLQIPGYEEVFSGFVGSLATNVSNTSCISLPNTLFALLTLRIMKCDEFFQKTVDRESLGNFIRKCQYPDGSFASVLDMNKPTPSPVDSTDLRFCYIAAAILRLLGCETKEDFEEFIDVDRVIDYMMTKKCDFGGFGDYGETHAGYTSCALCAFQLLHGLDKLDSEFKERTVDWLLHRQVSNSGTVLLQEGKNPYYDPEENGGFQGRENKFADTCYAFWCLNSLKILDENEFNNVCRAGLAQDYLLTKTQNNLIGGFSKNDEDDPDLYHTCLGIAVLQLMNGTFDGIFCIPKQFAP, encoded by the coding sequence ATGTCCACTAGCCTTGAGTCTACTAAACATGTCAAGTTTCTGAAAAGACATTTGCTCATGTTGCCGTCTTCTCAGCAGTCGCACGATGTGAATAGAATAGCCATTATCTTTTATTCCATTGTGGGATTGTCAGCGTTAGGTGTAGATTGTTCTCGAGAGTATGCATCTAGTATCCCTTATATATATCAACACTACGTCAAATTGCAAATTCCCGGCTACGAAGAGGTATTTTCAGGGTTTGTCGGTAGCTTGGCTACAAATGTGTCAAATACATCCTGTATAAGTTTGCCCAATACTTTATTCGCCCTTCTTACCTTAAGGATAATGAAATGCGATgagttctttcaaaaaactGTGGATAGAGAAAGCTTAGGGAATTTTATTCGAAAATGTCAGTACCCAGATGGATCCTTCGCATCTGTCCTTGATATGAATAAACCTACGCCATCACCTGTGGATTCGACTGATTTAAGGTTTTGTTACATTGCCGCGGCTATATTGAGGCTGCTTGGGTGTGAGACTAAAGAGgactttgaagaatttataGATGTCGATAGAGTAATTGACTACATGATGACCAAAAAATGTGATTTTGGAGGTTTTGGTGATTATGGGGAGACTCATGCTGGTTATACATCGTGTGCATTGTGTGCATTTCAACTATTGCATGGTCTCGATAAATTAGATTCcgaatttaaagaaagaaccGTAGATTGGTTGCTACATCGTCAAGTTTCTAACAGCGGTACTGTGCTTTTACAAGAGGGTAAAAATCCTTATTACGATCCTGAAGAAAATGGCGGATTCCAAGGTAGAGAAAATAAATTTGCAGATACCTGCTATGCATTTTGGTGTTTGAATTCACTCAAGATTttagatgaaaatgaatttaatAATGTTTGTCGAGCTGGTTTGGCTCAAGATTATCTCTTAACAAAGACACAAAATAATTTAATTGGAGGATTTAgtaaaaatgatgaagatgatccaGATTTATATCACACTTGCCTGGGGATAGCTGTATTACAATTAATGAATGGGACCTTTGACGGAATATTTTGTATCCCCAAACAATTTGCTCCGTAA
- the NUT1 gene encoding Nut1p (similar to uniprot|P53114 Saccharomyces cerevisiae YGL151W NUT1 Component of the RNA polymerase II mediator complex which is required for transcriptional activation and also has a role in basal transcription), producing the protein MENENFYKLALRCADRQIASGDFLNFYKEFYNEKFSAKMENEDTPNESKVLEVSNLLASECIRLLSFEKSLILANYVVEMVFVNYNSDLVHAFLPQLYYITNSNMLIHFFAQSSAFFSKLSDKLVMDQLNKDLSTYVIPSILNVDVTTIGNDLVVAICKFLLLMMNFINGNVVLSSDRSRDNLNALLNRLSKVNKLLHKKVQQQADAKLIFKNAKNNVFPLESAVQEFVSSPSITSPQFEPSPISNAKAQASGGATVSGAKYQDIKLVRYYKNIWLNNKIINWGPIDSDFLSRYASIATSAFQGVTYSPQSTDSILQDLIETSFTCFAQFVNNKQYHQLNSNFNLLERQWMVFICKHLPLLILENGSGNSHTVPQALESIDDKVVKAIRTYYSEKDDMKGRNEDLFDDYPSNNLDIRHEFIKNLVSLGLQSPTLLNDYLREDQMIDTRTLLTTDDLIVTNSQGVQELVKDFKHFLTNSLDSLEPEVLINDSNDNADGLQQIFHNFENIPPTKQREISNILIDILQHALENLEFDRIAKICSVLSFNFSHSLTTILSFSSPTKICEMLIKFVDVSWDKFVEPRCKELVESEYDTMNFFLSFSCSILLLIVIWQTYDFSLVDVVLQSSESNTENSFVISYISKLPEIPDVFLLDPKNSLDQEMRTKSHQVVQNWLRDLFVNGSISDDLLQSVDLKQLAVLVPFIFKQVLLTLEVGAIEDVSNLVGGLEYFLQPFMLIGLVKIVYWLEQYLYSLKSENLDEGLLEKLLTLLNSIFNPQALNEDSKLFHSSLLRLNAVRLLRVLRQFRSQSQSNYGIYSTESSGHPKLELLIERLLSALNVSPTYNLDPRVITTENIYSQKQVGYGRFLILNENPINKIMTNQINSFWNLHSSTYYNLDYLKEVINLVSPRVFLQDVLATLEYKLDTYGVAGTRNKIAAVESEHVMDYLFYFLVLYDVRSQVDAVSLLQVMDGNSESPIVKEEMQMKTTEVAPKAEVSQDDDFDMLFGEPETNVTGVDKENQSTNVESKPTESKYNLTATLERHSFGLIIHEMKQECNEALSTGDISKDVCDKITKYHEKYVYLLKTCVF; encoded by the coding sequence ATGGAGAATGAGAATTTCTACAAGCTGGCATTGAGATGTGCAGATCGTCAGATTGCCTCTGGAGATTTCCTTAATTTCTACAAAGAGTTCTATAATGAGAAATTCTCTGCtaaaatggaaaatgaagataCGCCTAACGAATCCAAGGTACTAGAAGTATCTAATTTGCTGGCATCCGAATGCATAAGACTTCTTTCCTTCGAGAAATCATTAATTTTAGCCAATTATGTGGTGGAAATGGTATTTGTAAATTACAATTCAGATCTGGTACATGCATTTCTACCGCAGTTGTATTATATTACTAATAGTAACATGCTAATCCATTTCTTTGCTCAATCAAGtgcatttttttccaaattatccGATAAATTAGTTATGGATCAACTGAACAAAGATCTTTCCACTTACGTGATTCCCAGCATCTTGAATGTGGATGTAACTACTATTGGTAATGATTTGGTGGTGGCCATCTGTAAATTTCTattattgatgatgaattttattAATGGCAATGTTGTTCTATCATCAGATAGGTCGAGAGATAATTTGAATGCACTCTTAAATCGATTATCGAAAGTGAATAAATTGTTACACAAGAAGGTTCAACAACAAGCAGACGCTAAATTGATattcaaaaatgcaaaaaaTAATGTTTTTCCTCTAGAGTCAGCCGTTCAAGAGTTTGTCAGTTCACCTTCTATCACATCACCGCAGTTTGAGCCAAGTCCAATCAGTAATGCCAAGGCACAGGCATCCGGTGGAGCCACTGTATCAGGAGCTAAATATCAAGATATTAAATTGGTGCGTTATTACAAAAACATTTGGCtcaataataaaattatcaattgGGGACCCATCGATTCAGATTTCTTATCACGTTACGCTTCCATAGCAACTTCTGCATTCCAAGGTGTTACTTATTCTCCTCAATCTACTGATTccattttacaagatttgaTAGAAACCTCGTTTACTTGTTTCGCCCAATTCGTTAATAACAAACAGTATCATCAGctaaattccaattttaatcttttggaaagaCAATGGATGGTTTTCATCTGTAAACATCTGCCTCTTTtaatcttggaaaatggttCTGGTAATTCCCACACAGTACCACAAGCATTGGAAAGTATCGATGATAAAGTGGTGAAAGCAATTAGAACCTATTATTctgaaaaagatgatatGAAAGGACGTAATGAGGATTTATTTGATGACTACCCCTCTAACAATTTGGATATAAGACATGAattcattaaaaatttagtGTCCCTTGGTTTACAATCGCCTACTTTACTCAATGATTATTTGAGAGAGGATCAAATGATAGATACTAGAACCCTTCTGACTACTGACGATCTTATTGTAACAAATTCACAAGGTGTACAAGAGTTGGTTAAAGACTTTAAACATTTCCTTACGAATTCATTAGATTCTTTAGAACCTGAAGTACTCATTAATGATTCCAATGATAATGCCGATGGATTACAACAAATATTCcacaattttgaaaatataCCGCCCACGAAGCAGAGGGAAATTTCTAATATTCTCATTGATATTTTGCAACATGCgttggaaaatttagaatTCGATCGAATAGCCAAAATTTGCAGCGTATTatccttcaatttttcccaTTCATTGACCACTATACTctcattttcatcaccaacaaaaATATGTGAAATGTTGATAAAATTTGTAGATGTATCATGGGATAAATTCGTAGAACCACGCTGTAAGGAGCTAGTGGAATCTGAATATGATACGATGAACTTTTTTCTGTCATTTAGCTGTTCTATACTACTTTTGATCGTCATTTGGCAGACATATGATTTTTCACTGGTAGACGTTGTATTACAATCATCTGAATCGAATACCGAAAATTCGTTTGTCATTTCTTACATTTCTAAATTACCGGAAATTCCAGATGTATTCCTTTTGGACCCAAAGAATTCTCTAGATCAAGAAATGAGGACTAAATCACACCAAGTGGTACAAAATTGGTTAAGAGATTTGTTTGTAAATGGTTCCATTTCTGACGACTTGCTTCAAAGTGTCGACCTGAAACAACTAGCAGTGCTAGTTCCATTTATCTTTAAACAGGTATTACTCACCTTAGAGGTCGGAGCCATTGAAGATGTGTCTAATTTAGTGGGTGGGTTGgaatattttcttcaacccTTCATGTTGATTGGTTTGGTAAAGATTGTTTATTGGTTAGAACAATACCTGTACTCTTTGAAAAGCGAAAACTTAGATGAAGGCCTTTTAGAGAAGTTACTTACTTTATTGAATTCCATTTTTAATCCACAAGCATTGAATGAAGATTCAAAATTATTTCATTCATCTCTTCTCCGTTTGAATGCTGTTAGGCTCCTAAGAGTGCTTCGTCAATTCCGTTCACAATCGCAATCTAATTACGGTATTTATTCAACCGAATCAAGTGGTCACCCAAAATTGGAGCTTTTGATAGAAAGATTACTATCAGCGCTCAATGTATCACCAACATACAATCTTGATCCACGAGTGATAACAACCGAAAACATTTATTCACAAAAGCAAGTTGGCTATGGAAGGTTCTTAATTCTCAATGAAAACCCTATTAACAAAATAATGACAAAccaaatcaattctttttggaATCTTCATAGTAGCACCTATTACAATTTGGACTATTTGAAGGAAGTTATTAATCTTGTTTCACCTAGAGTCTTTCTGCAAGATGTTCTTGCAACGCTTGAATATAAGTTGGACACATATGGGGTAGCGGGAACTCGCAATAAAATTGCCGCTGTGGAATCCGAGCATGTGATGGATTATCTCTTTTACTTTTTGGTGCTGTACGATGTTAGATCCCAAGTAGACGCAGTCAGTCTATTGCAAGTGATGGATGGTAATTCTGAATCACCAATAGTTAAAGAGGAAATGCAGATGAAAACGACTGAAGTGGCTCCCAAAGCAGAAGTATCtcaagatgatgattttgacATGCTCTTCGGTGAACCAGAAACAAATGTTACAGGAGTAGATAAAGAAAACCAATCCACAAATGTTGAGTCGAAGCCTACAGAATCGAAATACAATTTGACTGCTACTCTTGAGCGTCATTCGTTTGGATTAATAATTCATGAAATGAAACAAGAATGTAATGAAGCTTTATCCACTGGGgatatttcaaaagatgtTTGTGataaaattacaaaatatCATGAAAAGTACGTCTATCTATTGAAAACCTGTGTTTTCTAA
- the HEM25 gene encoding Hem25p (similar to uniprot|Q07534 Saccharomyces cerevisiae YDL119C Hypothetical ORF), whose product MSEKSATTSAHLLGGFFGGLSSAVTLQPLDLLKTRIQQNKNATLFTVLKQIDNPLNLWRGTITSAVRTSTGSALYLSCLNLMRTALAKDRGSSAAGPSSSNLPQLTTYENLIAGALARGIVGYLTMPFTVLKVRYESTLYNYSSISEATRDVYRTYGIKGFFRGFGPTSLRDVPYSGLYVLLYEKAKLIVPLILPREVIAHEHNGKFTSTTSATVNALSAIFSASLATSITAPFDTIKTRMQLEPKKFTSFFTTLTIIVRQESPIKLFSGLSMRLTRKALSAGIAWGIYEELIKRFM is encoded by the coding sequence ATGTCTGAGAAATCAGCTACTACATCTGCTCATTTGTTAGGTGGTTTTTTTGGAGGTCTTTCATCGGCTGTTACACTTCAGCCCTTAGACCTTTTAAAGACTAGAATTCAACAAAACAAGAATGCTACCCTTTTTACAGTGTTAAAACAGATTGACAACCCATTGAATCTCTGGAGAGGTACCATAACCTCAGCAGTGAGAACTTCCACCGGAAGTGCACTTTACCTTTCATGTTTGAATCTGATGAGAACTGCGTTGGCCAAAGACAGAGGATCGTCTGCTGCAGGCCCCAGCAGTAGCAATTTGCCTCAATTGACCACCTACGAGAACCTAATTGCTGGGGCACTGGCTAGAGGTATTGTCGGTTACCTTACGATGCCATTTACCGTTTTAAAAGTGAGATATGAATCGACATTGTACAACTATTCAAGCATAAGCGAAGCTACAAGAGATGTCTATAGAACTTATGGTATCAAGGGGTTTTTCCGTGGATTTGGCCCAACAAGTTTAAGAGATGTACCTTATTCTGGCCTATACGTTTTACTCTATGAGAAAGCAAAATTAATAGTGCCTCTAATACTACCGCGTGAAGTGATAGCTCACGAACATAATGGCAAATTTACATCAACAACTTCAGCGACAGTTAATGCATTAAGTGCAATTTTCTCAGCAAGTTTAGCTACTTCCATAACAGCACCATTCGACACCATAAAGACTAGGATGCAATTAGAACCCAAAAAATTCACTAGTTTTTTTACGACTTTAACCATAATCGTTAGGCAAGAAAGTCCTATAAAATTATTTAGTGGATTAAGCATGAGACTAACTAGAAAGGCATTGAGTGCTGGGATTGCATGGGGTATTTATGAGGAACTGATAAAAAGATTTATGTAA
- the LYS5 gene encoding holo-[acyl-carrier-protein] synthase (similar to uniprot|P50113 Saccharomyces cerevisiae YGL154C LYS5 Phosphopantetheinyl transferase involved in lysine biosynthesis converts inactive apo-form of Lys2p (alpha-aminoadipate reductase) into catalytically active holo-form by posttranslational addition of phosphopantetheine) produces the protein MKNQIMSYGDMQESIRNLDRAGNWHSILLLDSCHEGLQDAFVFEESMRFLSLEQQARILRKKSYPDRCKALCNRLLQISGISMATGLPHTQLKYKNGTYGKPQLKDIDGLAFSMSNGERYVAQYIVKGKHCEVGIDLASTADYSGDQDLNNFKEIFSSQEFESLIQCNPTKRAPMFAYIWSLKECYTKYTGLGLNSELCNIDFGKLNLFDSDNTLRRRIGGKEIWFYSHWITPNEVVTVCHESSYDLDQNPHLHHLTLQDVLKQLRKTR, from the coding sequence atgaaaaacCAGATTATGAGTTATGGAGACATGCAGGAGTCAATCCGAAACTTAGATCGTGCTGGAAATTGGCATAGTATACTTCTACTAGATTCCTGCCATGAAGGTTTACAAGATGCatttgtatttgaagaGTCAATGAGGTTTTTGAGCTTAGAACAGCAGGCTCGAATTctaagaaaaaaatcatatCCAGATAGATGCAAAGCGCTCTGCAATCGACTCCTACAAATTTCAGGTATTTCAATGGCTACTGGATTACCTCACACTCAATTAAAGTATAAAAATGGGACCTATGGGAAACCTCAACTCAAAGATATAGACGGGTTAGCGTTTAGCATGTCCAATGGAGAACGTTATGTGGCTCAGTATATTGTCAAAGGTAAGCACTGCGAAGTAGGCATAGACCTGGCATCCACGGCTGATTACTCTGGAGACCAAGACTTAAACAActtcaaagaaatattCTCATCACAAGAATTCGAGAGCTTGATTCAGTGTAATCCTACCAAGAGAGCCCCCATGTTCGCCTATATTTGGTCTCTAAAAGAGTGCTATACCAAGTATACAGGTCTGGGGCTCAACAGTGAATTGTGCAATATAGATTTTGGGAAACTTAACTTATTTGATAGTGACAATACCCTAAGGAGGAGAATCGGCGGGAAGGAAATATGGTTTTATTCTCATTGGATAACGCCTAATGAAGTGGTAACAGTTTGTCATGAATCCAGTTATGACCTGGATCAAAATCCTCATTTACACCATTTGACATTACAAGATGTGCTAAAGCAACTCCGAAAAACTCGTTGA